In one window of Miscanthus floridulus cultivar M001 chromosome 12, ASM1932011v1, whole genome shotgun sequence DNA:
- the LOC136495872 gene encoding uncharacterized protein codes for MPLGQIDLHVTFRDPSNYRMETLTFEVVGFPGTYHAILGRPCYAKFMAVPNYTYFKLKILGPSRVITIGTSFQHTYECEVECCDHAAAIVASGELAAIKKEVTEKAPDPKKLT; via the coding sequence atgccacttgggcagattgatctgcatGTTACCTtcagggatccatccaattataggatggaaaccctcacctttgaggtggtcgggttccccggaacctaccacgccatcctaggacgtccatgctacgcgaagttcatggccgtccccaactatacctacttCAAGCTAAAGATATTAGGCCCCAGTAGGGTCAttaccattggcacctccttccagcatacctatgagtgcgaggtcgagtgttgtgATCATGccgcagcaatcgtcgcctccggagagctcgccgccatcaagaaggaggtcaccgaaaAAGCGCCTGACCCCAAGAAGTTGACCTAG